The following are encoded in a window of Artemia franciscana chromosome 19, ASM3288406v1, whole genome shotgun sequence genomic DNA:
- the LOC136039312 gene encoding protein dif-1-like, producing the protein MRLLTPANGDRSQLSPIRTLFAGGMAGVANWAWAVPPDTIKSRLQTAPEGTYKGWMDAYRALIKEEGHSALFRGIKPVMLRAFVANAACFFGVECARSAFNYCGL; encoded by the exons ATGCGACTGTTAACCCCTGCTAATGGCGATAGATCTCAATTAAGTCCTATAAGAACACTGTTTGCTGGTGGAATGGCCGGCGTAGCCAACTGGGCTTGGGCTGTACCCCCTGATACAATAAAAAGTCGTCTTCAAACAG CACCTGAAGGAACTTACAAAGGATGGATGGATGCATATCGTGCTCTGATCAAAGAAGAAGGACATTCAGCTTTATTTCGGGGGATAAAACCAGTGATGCTTAGGGCTTTCGTAGCTAACGCTGCCTGTTTCTTTGGTGTTGAATGTGCAAGGAGTGCTTTTAATTATTGCGGACTGTAA